One region of Clavibacter michiganensis subsp. tessellarius genomic DNA includes:
- the lexA gene encoding transcriptional repressor LexA, which produces MTDERAAGGGATRRRKSLSEKQISILEFIQRTIAGQGYPPSMREIGDAVGLASLSSVTHQLNQLELSGYLRRDPNRPRALEVLIDLPGSGAAESGEPSTPVGDAAMVPMVGRIAAGIPITAEQMVEEVFPLPRQLVGKGDLFMLRVVGDSMIDAAICDGDWVVVRQQKTAENGDIVAAMLDDEATVKVFRQRDGHTWLLPRNSAFEPILGDFAEVVGKVVAVMRSV; this is translated from the coding sequence ATGACGGACGAGCGAGCAGCGGGCGGCGGCGCGACGAGGCGCCGCAAGAGCCTCAGCGAGAAGCAGATCTCGATCCTGGAGTTCATCCAGCGCACCATCGCCGGGCAGGGCTACCCGCCGAGCATGCGCGAGATCGGCGACGCCGTCGGCCTCGCCTCGCTCTCGAGCGTCACCCACCAGCTCAACCAGCTCGAGCTGTCCGGCTACCTCCGCCGCGACCCGAACCGTCCCCGCGCCCTCGAGGTGCTCATCGACCTGCCCGGCAGCGGCGCCGCCGAGAGCGGCGAGCCGTCGACCCCGGTGGGCGACGCGGCCATGGTGCCCATGGTCGGGCGCATCGCGGCCGGCATCCCCATCACCGCCGAGCAGATGGTCGAGGAGGTCTTCCCCCTCCCCCGCCAGCTCGTGGGCAAGGGCGACCTCTTCATGCTGCGCGTCGTCGGCGACTCCATGATCGACGCGGCCATCTGCGACGGCGACTGGGTCGTGGTGCGCCAGCAGAAGACGGCGGAGAACGGCGACATCGTCGCGGCCATGCTCGACGACGAGGCCACCGTCAAGGTGTTCCGCCAGCGCGACGGCCACACGTGGCTCCTGCCCCGCAACAGCGCGTTCGAGCCGATCCTCGGCGACTTCGCCGAGGTCGTCGGCAAGGTCGTCGCGGTCATGCGCTCCGTCTGA